The Bacillus sp. B-jedd sequence ACATGCGGAAAATTCATACCATTCCATTTCGGGCAGCCGCTTTTTGTGTCTAGCAAACCACTCCTTCAGCCTGTTCTCCCGTTCTTCGGGAGTTACATGCTTATGTACCTGTAATTCACTGTAAAAACCACACAGATCAATTAAATGGTCTTTTATGACCGGATATCTTTCCATCGAACCAAGCACTGATTTGCATGTATTGACAAGCGCCGCCAAGTATCCCCCATCATCGCGGTCTTCCCGTTTGCAATAGTAATCCCCGTACCTTGGTCCTGGCAAGAGCGCATCAAACATCGCATCATGAAGGCTTGAAAAATCATCCGGATCAAGGGATGTGCTCCTGTCACAGAGATTATCGAGATAATCGCTGATCGTTTGGTAGGCGACAATGAATTTGATCGCGGTCCGATATTCATCTTTTGCAATAAGAGCGAGGATGGCCCCGCCTTCACAATGGAACGTTTTCGTATCGATGCTTGCCAGCGCCTGTTTCCGCAGTTCCCCATTCGGAATGGCTTCAGCCCTTGTCTTCCAGAAAGAAAGCTCATCCCTGACTGCCGGCAGGATTTTTTTATATGTGTTTGCCATTAAGCTGGCCGGTTTAACCGGGATTGCCATTCTCATCACCTATTCAGTCTATTACATAGCCAAGCGAGCGCAACTGGCCGTGGACGAAATCGCGCGCATACTCGAATACATTCGCGCGTTCCGGTTCGTTAAATATTTCATGGTACAGGCCTGGCCACTCTTTATATCTCTTTTCTGAAAGAGGCGCATGATTAAACCAGGTGCTGACCGCCTTTTTATTCACAATCCTGTCGTCTCCTGCCTGCATGACCAGTGCGGGGACGTCCTGGGTTTCACGGAGGTCTTCAAACGCTTCCTTCATCGCATCCTGCAGCTCACGGTACCACCTGACTGACACCTTTGTCACATAAAGCGTGTCATTTAAATCGAATTCCTGGACTTCCTTATTACTCGTGGCCATGTTCACGGTGATGCCCGAGTTCATTTTGAAAGAAGGAAACACCGTATTTAAACCGTAGGAGAGCGTATTGATGAATTTTGATGGCTGATGGACAAGGCCCAGGCACGGCGAAGACAATATGACTCCCGCCAATGTCATTTTCTCTTTCTGCAAAAGCCGGATCGCAATCAGCCCGCCCATGCTGTGGCCTAGCAAAAACACAGGCAACCCATACGTATAGGCAGCCTCAAGCCACTCCTTCACTTCATCGAGATATTCATCAAATGAATCAATGTGGCCGCGGCTGGCACGCGTTGTCAACCCCTGGCCAGGCAGATCGCCCATGATGACATGAAATCCTGATGTTCGCCACATTTCAATAAGCCAGCTATAGCGGCGGTGGTGCTCCATCGCGCCGTGCACCATCACAATTACGGCTTTCGCGCCGCCATCTGCTTCCCATTTCCACATAAACTGCTCCTCCTAAGCTTGCCTAAACTCACGTTAAAAGTACTATACCACAGAAATCGGTTCGAATAAGCCAATATGCTTTGCAAGTTTCAAACCTTATCTGTACACTTTCAAGTGAAGGACCATGGCAAAGGGGAGTAATAAATTGATCTATCCGTATAAAGGCAAGTATCCGCAAATCGATGAAACAGCATTCATCGCAGATTTTGTCACTATTACCGGCGACGTGGAAATCGGCCCGGAATCCAGCATCTGGTATAATACCGTCATCCGCGGCGACATTGCGCCTACGATCATTGGCAAAAAAGTCAACATCCAGGACAACTCCGTCCTCCATCAAAGCCCGGGCAACCCGCTCATACTAGAGGATGAAGTAACAATCGGCCACCAATGCACGCTGCACAGCTGCATTGTGAGAAAGAATGCCCTTGTAGGTATGGGATCGATCATCCTTGACCGCGCCGAAATCGGCGAAGGCTCGTTTATAGGCGCAGGGAGCCTTGTCCCTCCCGGCAAAAAAATCCCGCCGGGCACTCTGGCACTCGGCAGGCCGGCAAAAGTCGTCCGCACCCTGACAATCGAAGACATCCAGGAAATGGAGCGAATCACAAAAGAATACGCCGAAAAAGCCCAATACTACAAAACCCTTACCCCGGTAATGGATGTATAAATTTTTGAGGAAACTTTTATTTTGGCAAAAACCAGTTGATTGAAGCGCAAGGCCGTAGACTCCTACGGGGTGAAGCGGCAAGTGGAGACTCCACAGGCGGCAAAGCGCCGAGGAGGCTCCTCTGTCGCTCCGTGGAAAGCGAAGTGCCGTGAGCGAAAATCAACCGCTTCGTACAGATACAAAAAAAATAATAGATTTACCTTATATAACCACACAACTCAAAAAGCTCCCCGGAAGAAACATAACCGGG is a genomic window containing:
- a CDS encoding tetraprenyl-beta-curcumene synthase family protein translates to MAIPVKPASLMANTYKKILPAVRDELSFWKTRAEAIPNGELRKQALASIDTKTFHCEGGAILALIAKDEYRTAIKFIVAYQTISDYLDNLCDRSTSLDPDDFSSLHDAMFDALLPGPRYGDYYCKREDRDDGGYLAALVNTCKSVLGSMERYPVIKDHLIDLCGFYSELQVHKHVTPEERENRLKEWFARHKKRLPEMEWYEFSACSGSTLGIFCLVSYALGSDFCKEDAERIVNGYFPYIQGLHILLDYLIDQEEDREGGDLNFCFYYQNQEELFNRLMHFIEEADRHTEGLPNQQFHQLINRGLLGIYLSDEKVRSQAGVRRLAKKIIKYGGPVSRFFYMNGIAYRLFQRVMPN
- a CDS encoding alpha/beta hydrolase, which codes for MWKWEADGGAKAVIVMVHGAMEHHRRYSWLIEMWRTSGFHVIMGDLPGQGLTTRASRGHIDSFDEYLDEVKEWLEAAYTYGLPVFLLGHSMGGLIAIRLLQKEKMTLAGVILSSPCLGLVHQPSKFINTLSYGLNTVFPSFKMNSGITVNMATSNKEVQEFDLNDTLYVTKVSVRWYRELQDAMKEAFEDLRETQDVPALVMQAGDDRIVNKKAVSTWFNHAPLSEKRYKEWPGLYHEIFNEPERANVFEYARDFVHGQLRSLGYVID
- a CDS encoding gamma carbonic anhydrase, with amino-acid sequence MIYPYKGKYPQIDETAFIADFVTITGDVEIGPESSIWYNTVIRGDIAPTIIGKKVNIQDNSVLHQSPGNPLILEDEVTIGHQCTLHSCIVRKNALVGMGSIILDRAEIGEGSFIGAGSLVPPGKKIPPGTLALGRPAKVVRTLTIEDIQEMERITKEYAEKAQYYKTLTPVMDV